The following proteins are co-located in the Carassius auratus strain Wakin chromosome 7, ASM336829v1, whole genome shotgun sequence genome:
- the anpepa gene encoding aminopeptidase N isoform X2, which produces MGKKRIIAITQMQGTYARKAFPCFDEPGMKAVFHITLIHDLEKTALSNSQEIKTENVIINGTQVARTIFGPTKKMSTYLIAFVVSDFRFISVKDKKGVLVRIWARKKAIDDGQGDYALKITQPILEFFEKYYNTSYPLSKSDQIALPDFNSGAMENWGLVTYRETALLYDSRTSANGNKQRILTVVSHELAHMWFGNLVTLKWWNDLWLNEGFASYVEYLGADYAEPTWNMKEQIILYDLQSAFAVDGLTSSHPLSRKEEEVNTPSEISEMFNTISYSKGAAVLKMLSEFLTEPVFAKGLGNYLKQFAFGSSVYTDLWDHLQKAVDQTPGMKLPHSVHEIMNRWILQMGFPVITIDTRTGNVSQKHFLLEPQAVVERKSEFNYEWFVPIKWMKKHQVQDQLWLLQKSDLHNPMKVSKNEWVLANLNMSGYFRVNYDLGNWERLISQLESDHQVIPVVNRAQILDDAFNLARASFINITLALRTTKYLLRERQYIPWEAALRNLNYFFQLFDRSEVYGAMQVYLKKQIKPLFEYFETISSNWTRVPSGHTDQFTQIISLSLACSTGVEGCRELTRSWFKKWMQNPHNNTIHPNLRSTVYCNAIAGGGAEEWNFGWQMFQKATVAAEAVKLRSALACTKVPWLLNRYLEYTMNPEKIRKQDATSTIGYIASNIIGQPLAWDFVRANWDYFFKMYGTGSFSFSRLISDITYRFCTPFELSQLKRFQKDNAETGFGSGTQALQQAIEKTTAKIKWLAENKEPVLQWFLSEAA; this is translated from the exons aaACAGAAAATGTCATCATCAATGGAACACAAGTTGCCAGAACGATATTTGGACCCACAAAGAAGATGTCAACATATCTCATCGCGTTTGTTGTCAGTGATTTTAGGTTCATCAGTGTTAAAGACAAGAAGGGAGTTTTG GTAAGAATATGGGCAAGAAAAAAAGCCATTGATGACGGACAAGGGGACTATGCGCTTAAAATCACTCAGCCAATACTGGAGTTCTTTGAGAAATATTACAACACTAGCTATCCGCTTTCTAAGTCAG ACCAGATTGCATTGCCTGACTTTAACTCAGGAGCCATGGAAAACTGGGGTCTTGTCACTTACAGAGAGACGGCTCTTCTATACGATTCGCGGACGTCTGCCAATGGCAACAAGCAGAGGATTTTGACTGTGGTTTCTCACGAGCTGGCTCACATG TGGTTTGGAAACCTCGTGACGCTGAAATGGTGGAATGATCTCTGGCTGAACGAAGGGTTTGCTTCATACGTGGAGTATCTGGGCGCTGATTATGCTGAGCCCACCTGGAACATG AAAGAGCAGATCATTCTGTACGACCTGCAAAGTGCGTTTGCTGTGGATGGCTTGACTTCCTCTCACCCCCTCTCCCGAAAGGAGGAGGAGGTCAACACACCCTCAGAAATCAGCGAAATGTTCAACACCATATCCTACAGCAAG GGAGCTGCGGTGCTTAAAATGCTCTCTGAATTCCTGACAGAGCCGGTGTTTGCCAAAGGACTTGGT AACTATCTGAAGCAGTTTGCTTTTGGAAGCTCAGTGTATACAGATCTCTGGGACCATCTTCAAAAG GCAGTAGATCAAACTCCAGGAATGAAACTACCTCATAGTGTTCATGAGATCATGAACCGCTGGATACTACAGATGGGTTTCCCAGTAATCACTATCGACACTCGAACAGGGAACGTCAGCCAAAAGCACTTTCTTCTAGAGCCTCAAGCAGTGGTGGAGAGGAAATCTGAATTCAA TTATGAATGGTTTGTACCCATCAAATGGATGAAGAAACACCAGGTGCAGGACCAGCTGTGGCTTCTGCAGAAATCAG ATCTACACAATCCCATGAAAGTCAGCAAAAATGAATGGGTGCTGGCCAACCTCAATATGTCGGGATACTTCAGAGTGAACTACGACCTTGGGAACTGGGAGCGACTTATCAGCCAACTGGAGTCCGACCACCAG GTGATACCTGTGGTAAACAGAGCTCAGATTTTGGATGATGCATTTAATCTGGCAAG agcatcTTTTATAAACATAACGCTTGCTTTGAGAACAACTAAATATCTCTTGCGTGAGCGGCAATACATTCCATGGGAGGCGGCGCTTCGAAATCTGAactatttttttcagttgttcGATCGCAGTGAAGTTTACGGTGCCATGCAG gtttATCTTAAGAAGCAAATCAAACcactatttgaatattttgagaCTATCAGCTCAAACTGGACAAGAGTTCCCTCTGGCCACACTGATCA GTTCACACAGATCATTTCGCTGTCTCTAGCCTGCAGCACCGGTGTGGAGGGATGCAGAGAACTGACCAGGAGCTGGTTCAAAAAATGGATGCAGAATCCTCATAACAATAC GATTCATCCTAACCTGAGGTCGACGGTGTACTGTAATGCCATCGCTGGAGGTGGTGCAGAAGAGTGGAACTTTGGCTGGCAGATGTTCCAGAAGGCCACAGTCGCAGCTGAAGCTGTTAAACTGAGATCGGCTCTGGCCTGCACCAAAGTGCCCTGGTTACTGAACAG GTACCTGGAATACACCATGAACCCAGAAAAGATACGCAAACAGGATGCCACTTCTACCATTGGGTACATTGCCAGTAATATTATTGGCCAACCTTTGGCATGGGATTTTGTCCGGGCAAACTGggactatttctttaaaat GTACGGCACAGGATCATTCAGTTTCTCCAGACTGATTAGTGACATCACCTATAGATTCTGCACACCATTTGAACTCAGTCAG TTAAAACGCTTCCAAAAGGATAACGCTGAGACTGGATTCGGCTCGGGAACTCAAGCGCTGCAGCAGGCCATTGAGAAGACAACAGCCAAGATTAAGTGGCTGGCGGAGAACAAGGAACCGGTTCTTCAGTGGTTCCTCTCAGAAGCAGCGTAA
- the LOC113105561 gene encoding aminopeptidase N-like, with translation MGKGFYISKPQGFVLFGLGAGAVLTIFALSVVYAQEKWKNEVNAIDGTHMVTTAAPQRTSAPSNEPWDHYRLPDALLPEYYNLTLWPRLVPDEQGMYIFTGTSGVAFTCVKETNLILIHSNELNFTLTSERHHAKLTGLGGTSAPAILKTWFQTQTQFMVIQLKGKLQVGKSYWFYTEFHGELSDDLGGFYRSQYTENGVKKVVATTQMQPTAARNAFPCFDEPSMKAVFHLTLLHPPGTVALSNGMELGTESITIDNQEVLQTRFEPTEKMSTYLLAFVVSEFTNIRSPPEANILIRIWGRREAIESGQGDYALKVTLPILKYFENYYNTTYPLSKSDQIALPDFAAGAMENWGLVTYRELSLFYDPKVSSNEDKEWVVTVITHELAHMWFGNLVTMRWWNDLWLNEGFANYVSYLGADYAEPTWNIKDLMVQQQVQRAFGVDALVSSHPLSSREDEVITPEQIDQLFDTITYSKGAAILRMLSEFLTESIFANGLHNYLHEYAYSNTVYTDLWEKLQEIVDADSSIQLPASLNEIMNRWILQMGFPVVTIDTRTGSITQQHFLIHPEAVVDKPSDYNYEWFVPITWMKSGINMGQHWLLNKTASYEPMKTETDWLLANLNVTGYYRVNYDPQNWERLLKQLNSDHKVIPVLNRGQIIDDAFNLARAEIINITLALRTTKYLYEEKEYIPWESATRNLQYFFLMFDRTEVYGPLQTYLRRKVQPLFDHFKVITSNWTQKPPRYMDQYNQINAISLACKTGVKGCSELTRMWYRQWMENPDTRPIPSNLKVAVYCNAIAAGGVEEWDFGWQMFKNSTIAAEAEKLLYGLSCTKEPWLLNRYLKYSVDPNLIRKQDVTYAIVYIAGNVIGQPLVWDYVRANWEHITKDLDDGSFFFGKLIKGITEKFSTGFELQQLQRFKEDIAASNFSFGVQEIEQAIEQTRANIKWISENKAQVMNWLIEQSD, from the exons ATGGGGAAAGGCTTTTACATTAGTAAGCCTCAAGGGTTTGTGCTATTTGGGTTGGGCGCTGGGGCCGTCCTCACCATTTTTGCATTGTCAGTTGTTTATGCCCAAGAGAAATGGAAAAACGAGGTAAATGCCATAGACGGGACGCACATGGTGACGACGGCAGCACCCCAGAGAACCTCAGCCCCGTCGAACGAGCCCTGGGACCACTACAGACTGCCTGACGCCCTTCTTCCGGAGTACTACAATTTGACGCTTTGGCCTCGGTTGGTGCCGGACGAACAGGGCATGTACATTTTCACTGGGACATCTGGAGTTGCGTTCACGTGCGTGAAGGAGACCAACCTGATCCTTATTCATTCCAATGAGCTGAACTTCACCTTGACCTCGGAGAGGCACCATGCCAAGCTGACGGGTTTGGGAGGGACAAGCGCTCCAGCCATACTAAAGACCTGgtttcaaacacaaacacagttcaTGGTGATTCAGCTCAAAGGAAAACTACAAGTTGGAAAATCCTACTGGTTCTACACAGAATTCCATGGAGAGCTGTCAGATGATCTAGGAGGATTTTACAGAAGCCAATACACAGAAAATGGTGTAAAAAA AGTTGTCGCCACAACACAAATGCAGCCCACTGCCGCCCGGAACGCTTTCCCCTGCTTCGACGAGCCGTCAATGAAGGCCGTCTTCCATCTGACTCTCCTCCACCCTCCTGGAACTGTGGCCCTTTCTAACGGCATGGAGTTGG GCACTGAAAGCATCACCATAGATAATCAAGAGGTTTTACAGACCAGATTTGAGCCAACTGAAAAAATGTCGACATATCTGCTGGCTTTTGTTGTCAGTGAATTTACCAACATACGATCCCCCCCAGAGGCCAATATTTTG atcAGAATATGGGGACGTAGAGAAGCCATTGAAAGCGGTCAGGGAGATTATGCCCTTAAAGTGACGTTGCCTATTTTGAAGTATTTTGAAAACTATTACAACACCACATACCCCCTATCCAAATCAG ACCAAATCGCACTGCCTGATTTCGCTGCTGGAGCCATGGAAAACTGGGGTCTGGTCACATACAGAGAGCTATCGCTTTTCTACGATCCTAAAGTGTCCTCTAATGAAGATAAAGAATGGGTGGTCACTGTAATTACACATGAATTAGCACACATG TGGTTTGGGAACCTTGTGACCATGAGATGGTGGAACGACCTGTGGCTCAATGAAGGTTTTGCAAATTATGTTTCATATCTTGGAGCAGATTATGCTGAGCCCACCTGGAATATT AAAGATCTGATGGTACAGCAACAGGTTCAGAGGGCGTTTGGCGTGGACGCTCTTGTTTCCTCCCACCCGCTTTCCTCACGAGAGGATGAAGTCATCACACCGGAGCAAATCGATCAGTTATTTGATACCATCACGTATAGCAAG GGGGCAGCAATACTGAGAATGCTGTCTGAGTTTCTGACAGAGTCTATCTTTGCTAATGGACTTCAT AACTATTTGCATGAGTATGCATACAGCAACACTGTTTACACAGATCTTTGGGAAAAACTGCAGGAA ATTGTAGATGCAGATTCAAGCATCCAGCTCCCAGCCTCATTAAATGAAATTATGAATCGCTGGATTCTTCAGATGGGTTTTCCTGTAGTAACTATTGATACTCGAACAGGAAGTATCACTCAGCAGCACTTCCTGATACACCCAGAGGCAGTAGTGGACAAGCCATCTGACTACAA TTATGAATGGTTCGTGCCAATCACATGGATGAAGAGTGGCATTAACATGGGCCAGCACTGGCTGCTTAACAAAACAGCTTCATATGAGCCCATGAAGACGGAAACTGACTGGTTATTGGCCAACCTGAATGTCACGGGATACTACAGGGTTAATTATGATCCCCAGAACTGGGAACGTCTCCTCAAACAACTGAATTCAGATCATAAA GTTATTCCAGTTCTTAACAGGGGCCAGATAATCGATGATGCATTTAATTTAGCGAG GGCAGAGATAATCAACATAACATTGGCTCTGAGAACAACTAAGTATCTCTACGAGGAGAAGGAGTACATACCGTGGGAATCTGCCACAAGAAATTTACAGTACTTTTTCCTCATGTTTGACCGAACAGAAGTCTATGGACCTTTGCAg ACTTACCTGCGGAGAAAGGTGCAACCTCTTTTTGACCACTTCAAAGTTATCACATCAAACTGGACTCAGAAACCCCCAAGATACATGGACCA ATACAACCAAATTAACGCAATCTCATTGGCCTGCAAAACGGGAGTGAAGGGATGTTCAGAGCTCACTAGAATGTGGTACAGACAGTGGATGGAGAACCCTGACACTAGACC AATTCCCTCAAATCTGAAGGTCGCTGTGTACTGTAATGCCATCGCCGCTGGAGGGGTTGAGGAGTGGGATTTCGGATGGCAGATGTTCAAGAACAGTACCATTGCTGCAGAGGCAGAGAAACTGTTATATGGTCTCTCATGCACTAAAGAGCCCTGGCTGTTAAACAG GTACCTGAAATACTCAGTAGATCCAAACCTGATCAGGAAGCAGGACGTTACCTACGCCATTGTGTATATCGCAGGCAATGTAATAGGACAGCCATTGGTCTGGGACTATGTGAGAGCAAACTGGGAGCATATAACTAAGGA TCTTGATGATGGATCCTTCTTCTTTGGAAAACTGATTAAAGGCATCACAGAAAAGTTTTCCACAGGATTTGAACTGCAACAG TTGCAGCGATTTAAAGAGGACATTGCAGCAAGCAATTTTAGTTTTGGTGTTCAGGAAATAGAGCAGGCCATTGAACAAACAAGAGCCAACATTAAATGGATATCTGAAAACAAAGCGCAAGTGATGAACTGGCTGATTGAACAGTCAGACTAA
- the mespaa gene encoding mesoderm posterior aa, giving the protein MDTSSSSLQVQDSGAFLFDCENLLDQSYAVSDVGYYSACSSLSPASSTDSCGFSPPAYPCGVGQDIAQIIPHRSITTQEKSKIQTPKRTGRPRSKFPGVKRQTASEREKLRMRDLTKALHHLRSYLPPSVAPVGKTLTKIETLRLTIQYISCLSAQLELSEDEVNRAAEAEVNAASTNFDSFTVTPSVPQSLPAQEFPSMTCYQTQNSIEGEFLSFPAQDCWFLEQHNFFQGQR; this is encoded by the exons ATGGATACCTCCAGCTCTTCTCTTCAGGTCCAAGACAGCGGCGCTTTCCTGTTTGACTGTGAGAACCTTCTGGATCAGAGCTACGCCGTATCAGATGTGGGCTACTACAGCGCCTGCAGCAGCCTTTCTCCAGCCTCTTCCACAGATTCCTGTGGCTTCTCCCCTCCGGCTTACCCTTGTGGAGTGGGACAGGACATAGCCCAGATCATCCCACACCGCAGCATCACCACCCAGGAGAAGAGCAAGATCCAGACACCCAAGAGAACCGGGCGGCCAAGGTCAAAATTCCCTGGAGTGAAGCGGCAGACCGCAAGTGAGCGGGAGAAGCTGAGGATGAGGGATCTGACCAAAGCTCTTCATCACCTCAGGTCATACCTGCCTCCGTCAGTGGCTCCTGTTGGAAAAACCTTAACTAAGATCGAGACGCTGCGGCTCACTATCCAGTACATCTCCTGCCTTTCTGCTCAGCTGGAACTCAGTGAAGACGAGGTTAATCGTGCAGCTGAGGCCGAGGTCAATGCTGCATCAACCAACTTTGACAGCTTCACCGTGACCCCTTCAGTTCCTCAAAGTTTACCAGCTCAGGAGTTCCCATCTATGACCTGTTATCAG ACTCAGAATTCAATCGAAGGCGAATTCCTATCCTTCCCAGCTCAGGATTGTTGGTTTCTCGAGCAACACAATTTCTTCCAGGGACAGCGCTGA
- the LOC113105275 gene encoding pancreas transcription factor 1 subunit alpha-like: protein MESLSRSQQNQWSCSSSESEFYSVSSPDTVSPDPSMYRGIAPSHRVQLACSKPVKPAGVVKKKRRLRLKNPSKQRQNASEKEKLRMRDLTKALHHLRTYLPPSVAPVGQTLTKIETLRLTISYISFLSSQLGLGEEELNHRNSSSCSCSPEIVGYFQYMAGDWVEQGQGHSDFDGQYEGCSGHAEHCDEVNMDQCAGSSQQHSTEQNFSAHVDGFLQSQQCAQTSQTDQVYGRNFGYHLVPQAYWS from the exons ATGGAAAGCTTAAGCCGCAGCCAGCAGAACCAGTGGAGCTGTTCAAGCTCAGAGTCCGAGTTTTACAGCGTTTCCTCTCCAGACACCGTCTCACCAGATCCCTCCATGTACCGGGGCATCGCCCCATCCCACCGGGTGCAGCTTGCATGCTCAAAACCAGTCAAACCTGCAGGTGTCGTCAAGAAGAAACGTAGATTAAGGCTGAAGAACCCGAGCAAGCAACGACAGAATGCCAGTGAGAAGGAGAAGCTGAGGATGAGGGATCTGACCAAAGCTCTCCACCATCTCAGGACCTACCTGCCTCCATCCGTGGCTCCCGTAGGCCAAACCCTGACCAAGATCGAGACGCTCCGGCTCACCATAAGCTACATCTCATTCCTGTCTTCTCAGCTGGGTCTCGGTGAAGAGGAGCTGAACCACAGGAACTCCAGCAGCTGCTCCTGTTCTCCAGAGATTGTTGGTTATTTTCAGTATATGGCTGGAGACTGGGTTGAGCAAGGACAAGGTCACAGTGACTTTGATGGACAGTATGAGGGTTGCTCTGGTCATGCAGAGCACTGTGATGAGGTCAACATGGATCAGTGTGCTGGTTCCTCGCAGCAGCATTCAACAGAGCAAAACTTCTCTGCACATGTAGACGGCTTCCTCCAGTCACAACAGTGTGCTCAAACATCACAGACAGACCAG GTTTATGGCAGAAACTTTGGCTATCATCTTGTTCCTCAAGCTTACTGGAGCTGA